Below is a genomic region from Miniphocaeibacter halophilus.
TATAAAATATTAATAACAACAATAATACTTATTATTATAGGTTCTGTAATGGTGTTTAGTGCGAGTTGGCCATATGCAACTAGAATACAAAACGATCCATATCATTTTGTAAAAAAACAAATAATCTTTTTAATAATAGGTTTTGTTGCAATGTATATTACGTCTAAAATTGACTATAAGATATATAAACAATATGCAGTTATACTATATATTCTTACAATCTGTCTTTCGATTATAGTTTTATTTACAGGAGATGTAGAAACATATTCTGCTAAAAGATGGATTACTATAAAAAGTATAACAATTATGCCTTCTGACTTTCTAAAATTAGGTACAATATTTGCCATTTCTAGGTATATTTCAAGTAATTATAAAAAGATAAATACAATAGCATATGGATTTGTTCCCATGATTTTATTTGCAGCTATATCGGGTTTTTTAGTATATAAACAACCGGATTTATCTACAACGTTGGTAATCTTAGCCTTAATAGTATCTATGTTCATAATAGCAGGTATAGATATGAAATATTTTACACTGGCAGTTTTGGGAATAGGGGCTGTTGGAATAATTGGAATAATAGGTTCAAAAAGCATATATAGTAGAAGTTCTAGAATTGAGGCTTGGTTAGATCCCTTAAAGGATTTTTCAAACACTGGATGGCAATTAGCTCAGTCGCTATTTGCAATAAGCTATGGTGGATTTTTTGGAGTAGGAATAGGAAAGAGTAGACATAAATTTAGTTACTTATCAGAAGCTCATAATGACTTTATTTTTGCTATAATATGTGAAGAGCTTGGATTTATTGGAGCTATGATTATAATTTTACTCTATATCTATTTAATCTATTTAGGGATGAAATTGGCATTTTCATTAAAAGATGTATTTGCCAAGTTTTTAGTTATAGGTATAATGCTACTATTAGGAATCCAATCTTTTACAAATATTGCAGTAGCATTGGGTTTAATACCTCCTACAGGTTTAACATTACCGTTTATTAGCTATGGAGGTAGCTCTTTAATAGTTTATATGACTATGATAGGAATTGTGTTAAATGTTTCAAGGACTGTAAATAGGAGGTAAAATGAGAGCAATAGTAACTGGAGGAGGAACTGGAGGACATATATATCCTGCGGTTTCAATTATTGAGGAGTTAAAAAATAGAGATAAAAATATTGAGATATTATATGTTGGTAAAATTAATAGTATGGAATCAGAAATTATACCAAAACTTGGAATAGAATTTAAAGGTATTAGAGTAGAGGGACTACCTAGAAAATTCAATAAAAAATCTTTTAGATCTTTTAAAGAACTTATATTTGGATTAAAACAATCAAAAAAAATCATAAAGAATTTTAAACCTGATATTGTTATAGGCACAGGAGGATTTGTAACGGGACCAGTACTCTTAAATGCTTCATTGATGAAGTATAAGACGTATTTTCATGAGCAAAATAGTTATCCAGGTGTAACAAATAAAATTTTATCTAGATTTGTAAATAAGTATTTTGTAACATTTGAAGAAAGTATAAAATATTTTAAAAATCCTCAAAATGCAATTGTAACAGGAAATCCTATTAGAAATAGATTTAAAAATATTGAAGAATTGAAAGATAAAACATATGAAGAATATGGATTGAAAAAAGATTTAAAAACCATTTTTTCTTTTGGTGGATCAAATGGGTCGGCTGTATTAAATAAAACAATAAAAAAACTTATAGTAAGTAAAGAAAAGAATGATGAATTTCAAATTGTTCATGTAACTGGAAAAAATAATTATGAAGATTTCATACTAGGCATTGATGAAGATAAATTATCAAAAAATAAAATATTTCCCTATTTAAAAGATATTCAAAAAGCGTATAGTATAGCGGATTTGGTAATAACCAGTTCCGGAGCTATAACCTTGGCTGAACTTTCATTTTTAGGACTACCTAGTATACTGGTACCAAAATCGTATACAACAGAGAATCATCAGGTATACAATGCAAGAGAATTTGAAAAAGTTGGAGCTAGTAAAGTAATACTTGAAAATGAGTTAAATGAAAATACTCTGTATGATTCTATTATGGAGATTGTGTCAAATAACGAAACAATTAAAAGGATGAAAGAAGCTGCAAAAACTTTAGCAACACCGAAGGCTGTAAAAAATATTATTGATGAAATATATAAGGATATGTAAATGAAACAGGTAAAGAAAAGAAATTATAAAAAAAACAAGAGAAAAGACAAGAAAAAAAATAGTGGTTTTTTTACAGTTTTATTAATAACTTTTGTAGGAATAATATTAATCTCATCTTTTTTTGCATTTACCCATGACTTTTTTAATATTAAAACAATAAATATTACAGGTATTAAATATCTTCAAGAAGATGATGTAATAAAAAAATCTAATATAATAGGAGAGAATATTTTTTTAACTAGCAAAAAAAGTATAGAAAAAAATTTAATTAAAGAAAATTTACTTGATTTTAAAATTGAAAAAAAATATCCAAATACGGTAAATATAGAGATAGTTGAAAATACAATAATCGCATGTATAAAAAATGATGATAATTATTCCTATATAGATGGATTAGGGAAAATAAGCAATAAAACAATTGAAAACATAAAAAATATTCCAGAAATTAATGGTGTAGATGCTAATTTACTAAAAAATAATGATGCCAGTATATTTGACGATAAAAACATTAAAATTATATTTAAAAACATAAATGAATCAAATATAAATATTGAAAAATATGATTTATCCGATATAAATGATATAGTGTTGTATGGGGACGATTCAATAAAGTATATAATCGGCAATACTAACAAATTGGAAGAAAAAATGAAACTATTAAAAGACTTAGTTGAACAAATTAGTACTGATGATATAAATGCCTATATTATAAATGTTAGTAATATAGATAAACCCTTGGTTAAAACACAATAAATCAGCAAAGAATTAAAAAGATTACTTTGTACTAAGCAAACAAGATAATTATAAAAACTGATAGATAAACTTTTTTAAAATATAAAAACCTTTTTCAAAAATTTTGAAATAGGTAAGATAAAAATAACTTTTTTAAGAAACATACTTACAATATAGATAAAAGACACATAAATACACCAAAACAATTTAAATAATATTATATTTAGACCATAAGTACAATGAATTTACAAGATGCTAAAAATGGCTAAAATAGAGAAAATTCAAATAAAAATATTGTTATTATGATAGAATTAAATATAATGATGAATTTATTTTTAATAAAATACAAAATCGGGAGGAATATAAATGAGCTTTGAGATGGAAGTAAACAATAATGAAGATTTAGCTAGAATAAAAGTAGTAGGTGTTGGTGGCGGTGGTAACAATGCTATTATGAGAATGCATGAAAGTGGCTTATCAGGTGTTGAATTTATTGCTGTTAACACAGATAAACAAATCCTTACTGCAAGTCAAATAGAAAATAAATTACAAATAGGAGCTAAATTAACAAAGGGTTTAGGAGCAGGAGCAAATCCTACTGTTGGACAAAAAGCTGCAGAAGAAAGTAGAAACGATATAGTAGAAATGCTACAAGGAGCAGATATGGTCTTCATAACTGCAGGAATGGGTGGTGGTACAGGAACCGGTGCTGCACCAATAGTTGCTGAAATAGCAAAGGAATTAGGAATATTAACAGTTGGAGTTGTTACAAAACCTTTTGCTTTTGAAGGAAGAAAAAGACAATTACAAGCAGAACAAGGTATTGAAGCATTAAAGGATAAGGTTGATACTTTAGTTATTATTCCAAATGATAGACTTTTACAAATAGCAGAAAAAAGAACTACTATGGCTGAAGCATTTTCTATGGCAGATGAAGTTTTAATGAATGGAATTAAAGGTATATCAGACTTAATAGCTGTACCTAATTTAATTAACCTAGACTTTGCAGACGTTAAGGCAATAATGTATGATCAAGGAATTGCTCACATGGGTATAGGAATAGCAACAGGTGAAAATAGAGCAGTTGAAGCTGCTAGATCTGCTGTTAAAAGTCCATTGTTAGAAACATCTATTGATGGAGCAAAAGCGGTACTTATTAATATAACTGGTGCTGATTTAGGACTATTTGAAATTAATGAAGCTTCAGAATTAATAAGAGAAGCAGTTGATGCAGATGCAAATATTATTTTTGGTGCTGGAATTGATGAAAGCCTAAAAGATGATATTAAAATTACTGTAATTGCTACTGGTTTTGATGAAAAACTAGGTAAAAATATTATTTCAGGCAATACTGAAAACAATAAGAAAAAAGATGAAAGATCAGAAGGGGATAAAGGTTCTGAAAAAGATAATCAAACAGATGAATTAGAAATTCCTTCCTTTTTGAAAAAAAGAGGTTTTTAATTAATGAGATGTCCTTTTTGTGATTCAACAAATACTAAAGTTGTAGATTCTAGACAAGTGGAATCTGAAACATCAATAAGAAGGAGAAGAGAGTGTTTATCATGTAATAAAAGATTTACAACCTATGAAAAATATGAAAATAATTCTCTTATAGTTATTAAAAAAAATCAAGAAAGAGAAGCTTTTGATAGAAATAAAATTTTAAATGGTATGGTTCGTTCTTGTTATAAAAGAAAAGTTCCTATGGAGGACTTAGAAAAAGCAACTAAAGAAATTGAACTGGAAATAAACCACTTAAATTTAAAAGAAGTTCCTTCTTCCTTAATTGGCGAAATTATCATGGAAAAACTCAAAAAAATTGATAAAGTTGCCTATGTAAGGTTCGCCTCTGTTTATAAAGAATTTCAAGATGTGAATTCATTTTATGATGAAATAGAAAAAGTAAAATAATTTTAATAAAAAAAAGACAGTCTTGTCTTTTTTTTATTTTTATATTTATATAAGATATGGTAAAATGCTAATAAAAGTTTGGAGATAGAAATGGATTTATTTGAATATAGTAGAAAAAAATCGATTAATAAAAATGCACCTTTAGCCGATAGAATTAGACCAAAAAAATTAGAGGATTTTTATGGTCAAAAACATATTATCTACAAGAATAGTCCTCTAGATAGATTAATAAAAAGTGATAGAATAGGTTCGTTGATTATTTATGGGCCACCAGGTGTAGGTAAAACAACCTTGGCAATGATTATTTCAAATACAACTAACAGAATATTTGAAAAATTATCTGCAGTAACTTCAGGTGTTAAAGATATAAAGGAAGTTGTAAAAAATGCAGAGAGTAATTTAAGTTTTTATAACAAAGGTACAATATTATTCATTGATGAAATTCATAGATTTAACAAATCTCAGCAGGATGCATTATTACCACATGTTGAAAATGGTTTAATTACATTAATTGGGGCAACTACAGAAAATCCATATTTTGAGGTTAATAAAGCCTTGTTGTCAAGATGTAAGATAATTGAATTAAAAAATATTTCAGATGATGATATTGTTAAAGCGTTAAAGAGAGCTTTAATTTTGGAAAATGGATTAAAAAAATATAATGTTAAAATTGCTGAAGAAACATTATATTTTATTTCTAAATTATCACATGGTGATGTTAGAGCTGCTTTAAATGGTTTAGAAGTGGCTGTACTATCTACAGAGCCAATAGAAGGGGTTATTTTAATAGATAAAAAAATCGTTGAGGAATCTTTTTTAAATACAACAAACTTATACGATAAAGATTCAGATTATCATTACAATACGATTTCTGCATTTATTAAATCTATGAGAGGGTCGGACCCTGATGCAGCTATACTTTATTTAGCTAAAATGATAAAATCAGGAGAGGACCCTAAGTTCATTGCCCGAAGAATGGTTATATTTGCATCGGAAGACATAGGTAACGCAGACCCTAATGCACTTCAAGTAGCAAATAATGTTTTTAGGGCAGTTGAAATAATTGGTTTACCGGAAGCGCAATTAAATCTAGCCCAGGGTGTTTTGTACTTAGCAACTGCACCTAAAAGTAATAGATCTTATTTAGCGATAAAAAAGGCAATGGATGATATAGATGGTAATACTAATTTAGAAATACCTAATTATTTAAAAGATGCACATTATAAAGGAGCAGAAAAATTCGGAATAGGCAAAGGGTATAAATATCCTCACGATTATGAAAATGCATATGTGGAACAAAGGTATTTTCCAAATAATTTTAATGAAAAAAAATATTATATTCCAAGTGATATAGGGTACGAAGCAAATATTAAAGAATATATGAAAAAGTTAAAGGAGAAATAAATTGATATTATTAAAGGACTTAGAAAAAAACTATGAAAAATATATTGACAAAGATATAGAAGTAGCTGGTTGGATTAAGAATTCAAGATTTCAGAAAAAACTTGGTTTTATTGAGTTACATGATGGAACACAATTTAAACCTATTCAAATTGTTGTAGATTCAAATCTGGCAAATTTTGAAGAAGTTAGTAAATTACATTTAAGTAGTGCTATTATTGTAAATGGAAAATTAGTTAGTACTCCAAATGCAAAACAAAAATATGAAATTCAAGCTAAGGAAATAGTAGTAGAAGGTAAGTCATCTGATGATTATCCTTTACAGAAAAAAAGACATACTTTTGAATTTTTAAGAACTTTGTTACATTTAAGATCAAGAACCAATACTTTTAACGCCGTATTTAAAGTAAGATCAGAATTAAGTTATGCAATACACAAATTTTTCAACGAGAGGGGTTTTGTATATGTGCATACACCTATTATTACAGCTTCCGATGCAGAAGGTGCGGGAGAAATGTTTGAAGTATCTACCTTAGACTTAAATAATTTACCTAAAGATAAAGATGGTAATGTGGATTTTTCTGAAGATTTTTTTGGTAAAAAGACTAATTTGACAGTTAGTGGACAATTGCAGGTAGAATCATATGCTATGTCTCACAGAAATGTATATACATTTGGTCCTACTTTTAGAGCAGAAAACTCAAACACACCTAGACATGCTGCAGAATTTTGGATGATTGAACCTGAAATAGCTTTTGCAGAATTAGAAGATGTATGTAATTTAGCAGAGGATATGGTTAGATATATTATTAAATATGTGTTGGAAAAATGTCCGCAAGAAATGGAGTTTTTCAATAAATTTATAGATAAGGGATTAATAGAAAGACTAGAGA
It encodes:
- the ftsW gene encoding putative lipid II flippase FtsW; translated protein: MRRKQGSIDYKILITTIILIIIGSVMVFSASWPYATRIQNDPYHFVKKQIIFLIIGFVAMYITSKIDYKIYKQYAVILYILTICLSIIVLFTGDVETYSAKRWITIKSITIMPSDFLKLGTIFAISRYISSNYKKINTIAYGFVPMILFAAISGFLVYKQPDLSTTLVILALIVSMFIIAGIDMKYFTLAVLGIGAVGIIGIIGSKSIYSRSSRIEAWLDPLKDFSNTGWQLAQSLFAISYGGFFGVGIGKSRHKFSYLSEAHNDFIFAIICEELGFIGAMIIILLYIYLIYLGMKLAFSLKDVFAKFLVIGIMLLLGIQSFTNIAVALGLIPPTGLTLPFISYGGSSLIVYMTMIGIVLNVSRTVNRR
- the murG gene encoding undecaprenyldiphospho-muramoylpentapeptide beta-N-acetylglucosaminyltransferase translates to MRAIVTGGGTGGHIYPAVSIIEELKNRDKNIEILYVGKINSMESEIIPKLGIEFKGIRVEGLPRKFNKKSFRSFKELIFGLKQSKKIIKNFKPDIVIGTGGFVTGPVLLNASLMKYKTYFHEQNSYPGVTNKILSRFVNKYFVTFEESIKYFKNPQNAIVTGNPIRNRFKNIEELKDKTYEEYGLKKDLKTIFSFGGSNGSAVLNKTIKKLIVSKEKNDEFQIVHVTGKNNYEDFILGIDEDKLSKNKIFPYLKDIQKAYSIADLVITSSGAITLAELSFLGLPSILVPKSYTTENHQVYNAREFEKVGASKVILENELNENTLYDSIMEIVSNNETIKRMKEAAKTLATPKAVKNIIDEIYKDM
- a CDS encoding cell division protein FtsQ/DivIB, giving the protein MKQVKKRNYKKNKRKDKKKNSGFFTVLLITFVGIILISSFFAFTHDFFNIKTINITGIKYLQEDDVIKKSNIIGENIFLTSKKSIEKNLIKENLLDFKIEKKYPNTVNIEIVENTIIACIKNDDNYSYIDGLGKISNKTIENIKNIPEINGVDANLLKNNDASIFDDKNIKIIFKNINESNINIEKYDLSDINDIVLYGDDSIKYIIGNTNKLEEKMKLLKDLVEQISTDDINAYIINVSNIDKPLVKTQ
- the ftsZ gene encoding cell division protein FtsZ, encoding MSFEMEVNNNEDLARIKVVGVGGGGNNAIMRMHESGLSGVEFIAVNTDKQILTASQIENKLQIGAKLTKGLGAGANPTVGQKAAEESRNDIVEMLQGADMVFITAGMGGGTGTGAAPIVAEIAKELGILTVGVVTKPFAFEGRKRQLQAEQGIEALKDKVDTLVIIPNDRLLQIAEKRTTMAEAFSMADEVLMNGIKGISDLIAVPNLINLDFADVKAIMYDQGIAHMGIGIATGENRAVEAARSAVKSPLLETSIDGAKAVLINITGADLGLFEINEASELIREAVDADANIIFGAGIDESLKDDIKITVIATGFDEKLGKNIISGNTENNKKKDERSEGDKGSEKDNQTDELEIPSFLKKRGF
- the nrdR gene encoding transcriptional regulator NrdR, which produces MRCPFCDSTNTKVVDSRQVESETSIRRRRECLSCNKRFTTYEKYENNSLIVIKKNQEREAFDRNKILNGMVRSCYKRKVPMEDLEKATKEIELEINHLNLKEVPSSLIGEIIMEKLKKIDKVAYVRFASVYKEFQDVNSFYDEIEKVK
- a CDS encoding replication-associated recombination protein A, translating into MDLFEYSRKKSINKNAPLADRIRPKKLEDFYGQKHIIYKNSPLDRLIKSDRIGSLIIYGPPGVGKTTLAMIISNTTNRIFEKLSAVTSGVKDIKEVVKNAESNLSFYNKGTILFIDEIHRFNKSQQDALLPHVENGLITLIGATTENPYFEVNKALLSRCKIIELKNISDDDIVKALKRALILENGLKKYNVKIAEETLYFISKLSHGDVRAALNGLEVAVLSTEPIEGVILIDKKIVEESFLNTTNLYDKDSDYHYNTISAFIKSMRGSDPDAAILYLAKMIKSGEDPKFIARRMVIFASEDIGNADPNALQVANNVFRAVEIIGLPEAQLNLAQGVLYLATAPKSNRSYLAIKKAMDDIDGNTNLEIPNYLKDAHYKGAEKFGIGKGYKYPHDYENAYVEQRYFPNNFNEKKYYIPSDIGYEANIKEYMKKLKEK
- the asnS gene encoding asparagine--tRNA ligase gives rise to the protein MILLKDLEKNYEKYIDKDIEVAGWIKNSRFQKKLGFIELHDGTQFKPIQIVVDSNLANFEEVSKLHLSSAIIVNGKLVSTPNAKQKYEIQAKEIVVEGKSSDDYPLQKKRHTFEFLRTLLHLRSRTNTFNAVFKVRSELSYAIHKFFNERGFVYVHTPIITASDAEGAGEMFEVSTLDLNNLPKDKDGNVDFSEDFFGKKTNLTVSGQLQVESYAMSHRNVYTFGPTFRAENSNTPRHAAEFWMIEPEIAFAELEDVCNLAEDMVRYIIKYVLEKCPQEMEFFNKFIDKGLIERLEKVSNSDFKKMTYTEAIEVLEKADVKFDYPVKWGIDLQTEHERYLSEKIANGPVFITDYPKEIKAFYMKLNEDGKTVAATDLLVPGIGELIGGSEREYRYDVLLDKIKDAGLNPEDYSWYLDLRKYGTAKHGGYGLGFERMIMYLTGMTNIRDVIPFPRTVGHCEY